A genomic region of Ferroacidibacillus organovorans contains the following coding sequences:
- a CDS encoding recombinase family protein, with the protein MSESYPFSRVINYLRRSRQDVERERRTGEDTLSEQKLLMARVLEKYDVRYDQVEEIGSGDKIETRPVFRDVLFQLEKGVYDAIAVKELSRLGRGSYTDMGRIYDLLRNLRLYVITPWRIYDPLNSSDARHIRFELFLSREEFETTRERLMGARYNYALQGKWMAGSTPYGYRVDPVSQKLIVHEEEAEVVRYIFALAHGGVGQPPLSAYGIAKRLNELGVATPRRLRTWHPAVIDRMLRKAIYRGDLTFHVTKRVGGKRVTRPREEWIIVPGAHEAIAPTDGDAVTRAADEEKSARAAQRRGGNEADVPKMVVETGSLEVDASERMGDRPLWRRNELTDDERDALSGLLLCGRCGGRMQRRVSKRHYTCRDGARRMYSSVMLRCKTRGCLSLPYADVEAKVVEAISMLPLGDLRVALSRVRCLPFNDGPHAPHDTQRDALLERQMRHLEARRARIYASYEEGVYSAEEFLRRRATIDEEIAGLAARMDNNNSDTNALRENGADGRSVSLRADGGVGKNQAEAWIEGGAWEDVYRFLPVAFRREMLCTLFSEMRLIPNARTARMQTAKLRLVVRADVE; encoded by the coding sequence GTGAGTGAATCCTATCCTTTTTCGCGCGTCATAAACTACCTGAGACGCTCGCGGCAAGATGTTGAGCGCGAGCGGAGAACGGGTGAAGATACGCTCTCGGAGCAGAAACTCTTGATGGCGCGCGTACTTGAAAAGTACGATGTGCGTTATGACCAGGTGGAAGAGATCGGATCAGGTGACAAGATTGAGACGCGTCCCGTCTTTCGCGATGTGCTGTTCCAGTTAGAAAAAGGCGTGTATGACGCCATCGCTGTGAAAGAATTGTCGCGGTTGGGACGTGGGTCCTATACGGATATGGGGCGCATTTACGATTTGCTGAGGAACTTGCGTCTCTACGTGATTACACCGTGGCGCATCTATGATCCACTCAATTCGAGCGACGCGCGACACATCCGCTTTGAATTATTTTTGTCGCGCGAAGAGTTTGAGACGACACGCGAACGGTTGATGGGTGCGCGTTACAATTACGCGCTTCAGGGAAAGTGGATGGCGGGATCGACGCCGTATGGATACCGCGTCGATCCAGTCAGTCAGAAACTGATCGTGCATGAGGAAGAAGCGGAAGTGGTGCGCTATATCTTTGCGCTGGCACACGGTGGCGTGGGACAGCCGCCACTGAGTGCTTATGGCATCGCGAAGCGCTTGAACGAGCTTGGCGTCGCGACGCCGCGCCGCCTGCGAACGTGGCACCCGGCGGTGATTGATCGCATGTTGCGAAAGGCGATTTATCGCGGGGATCTCACCTTTCATGTCACGAAGCGGGTGGGAGGAAAAAGGGTGACCCGCCCGCGCGAGGAGTGGATCATCGTGCCAGGTGCACACGAGGCGATTGCGCCGACGGATGGGGACGCGGTCACGCGTGCGGCAGATGAGGAAAAGAGCGCGCGCGCGGCGCAGCGACGTGGCGGTAACGAAGCGGATGTACCGAAAATGGTGGTGGAGACGGGGTCTTTGGAAGTGGATGCGTCTGAAAGGATGGGGGATCGCCCTCTTTGGCGCAGGAATGAACTGACGGATGATGAGCGCGACGCACTGTCTGGTCTGCTTTTGTGTGGGCGCTGTGGCGGGCGGATGCAAAGACGCGTGAGCAAGCGTCACTATACATGCCGGGACGGTGCGCGTCGTATGTACAGCAGTGTCATGCTTCGCTGCAAGACAAGGGGTTGCCTCAGCCTTCCTTATGCGGATGTTGAGGCGAAGGTTGTCGAAGCGATTTCGATGCTGCCGCTTGGCGACTTGCGTGTCGCACTTTCGCGCGTCAGGTGCTTGCCTTTTAACGATGGGCCTCACGCGCCTCACGATACGCAGCGCGACGCGCTGCTTGAGCGGCAGATGCGGCATCTTGAGGCGCGCAGGGCGCGGATCTATGCGTCATATGAAGAAGGGGTTTACAGCGCGGAAGAGTTTTTGCGCAGGCGCGCGACAATTGATGAAGAGATCGCGGGGCTCGCTGCGCGCATGGATAATAATAACTCAGATACGAATGCATTGAGGGAAAACGGCGCGGATGGACGGAGCGTATCGCTGCGAGCGGATGGAGGCGTAGGTAAAAATCAGGCTGAAGCTTGGATTGAGGGCGGCGCGTGGGAGGATGTGTATCGCTTTCTTCCGGTGGCTTTTAGGCGGGAGATGCTGTGTACGCTTTTTTCGGAAATGCGTTTGATTCCGAATGCGCGAACGGCGAGGATGCAAACGGCGAAACTGCGGTTGGTTGTACGTGCGGATGTAGAGTGA
- a CDS encoding MBL fold metallo-hydrolase: MELTRGVHLIEAMKGSYVYLILGEEPVLIDTGMPGKAEDVVKALAQLGMKPTDLAHILLTHQDVDHIGNAKALKEASGATLWAPCAEIPYIHGETRAQGIRGVISRLMRVDRPTVDRSYEAGQVIGGMEVLPAPGHTEGHVCLLYRDVLLAGDLVTTRKGKLRPSPTFLAWNKPLLDRSIRDVGMREFAWVCPAHGEPVARGNLWEGMTRK; the protein is encoded by the coding sequence GTGGAACTGACCAGAGGTGTTCATCTCATTGAAGCGATGAAAGGAAGTTATGTCTACCTGATCCTTGGTGAAGAGCCTGTCCTGATTGACACAGGGATGCCTGGCAAAGCAGAAGATGTGGTAAAGGCGCTCGCACAACTCGGCATGAAGCCAACCGATCTCGCGCACATCCTTTTGACCCATCAGGACGTCGATCACATTGGCAACGCAAAAGCGCTCAAAGAAGCATCTGGCGCAACGCTGTGGGCGCCCTGCGCAGAGATCCCGTACATCCACGGCGAGACGCGCGCACAAGGCATTCGCGGTGTCATTTCCCGCCTCATGCGGGTGGATCGACCGACTGTCGATCGCTCTTACGAGGCAGGGCAGGTCATTGGCGGAATGGAAGTCCTGCCGGCGCCCGGGCACACGGAGGGACACGTCTGCCTGCTCTATCGCGATGTCCTGCTCGCAGGCGATCTCGTGACGACGCGCAAAGGCAAACTCCGCCCGTCACCGACTTTTCTCGCCTGGAATAAGCCACTGCTTGATCGCTCCATACGTGATGTGGGGATGCGCGAATTCGCCTGGGTCTGCCCGGCGCACGGTGAACCTGTGGCGCGCGGAAACTTGTGGGAAGGCATGACGAGAAAGTGA
- the trmL gene encoding tRNA (uridine(34)/cytosine(34)/5-carboxymethylaminomethyluridine(34)-2'-O)-methyltransferase TrmL yields MHIVLFEPQIPPNTGNIARTCAATGTVLHLVKPLGFQIDDATLRRAGLDYWKYVNLTTHESLEEVLAIAQKEGANTYFFTKFGTRTYSDIAYQSSDYLIFGKETTGLPDFVHELYKERLVRVPMGPVMRSLNLSNTVALALYEALRQQAFPGLT; encoded by the coding sequence TTGCACATCGTTTTATTTGAACCGCAAATTCCCCCGAACACTGGAAATATTGCACGGACATGTGCCGCTACAGGGACGGTACTGCACTTGGTAAAGCCGCTCGGTTTTCAGATTGACGATGCGACACTTCGTCGCGCGGGTCTGGACTATTGGAAGTATGTCAATCTGACAACGCACGAATCCCTCGAAGAGGTTCTCGCCATCGCCCAAAAGGAAGGCGCAAACACCTATTTTTTTACGAAGTTTGGAACGCGGACGTATAGTGACATCGCGTATCAATCGAGCGATTATCTGATTTTCGGAAAGGAAACCACAGGTCTTCCGGATTTTGTGCACGAGTTATACAAGGAACGGCTGGTGCGCGTGCCGATGGGGCCTGTCATGCGCTCGCTCAATCTCTCAAACACGGTCGCTCTCGCGCTGTATGAGGCGTTGCGCCAACAAGCGTTTCCTGGGCTTACGTAA
- a CDS encoding TetR/AcrR family transcriptional regulator, whose product MASVKTRLIFRAAVDVFSERGFEKATMDEIAAKARVAKGTIYYHFKSKEELFVFLVEQGTELLHENVLSHLTEEMDAQEKIREIIRAQLAFFTAYRDFCIIILRETWGDEARHREFRRMLVHYVHSIRQVIEQGIEEQVFSVENAEIAAWSLFGSTSITALHHLFADKTVDLVALAPAMQEIALGGLHAKEIT is encoded by the coding sequence GTGGCTTCAGTGAAAACACGTCTCATCTTTCGCGCCGCAGTCGATGTTTTTTCCGAACGCGGTTTCGAAAAAGCTACGATGGACGAGATCGCCGCAAAAGCCCGTGTGGCAAAAGGGACCATTTACTACCACTTTAAAAGCAAAGAGGAACTGTTTGTTTTTCTCGTCGAACAGGGAACCGAACTCCTTCACGAGAATGTGCTGTCTCACCTTACGGAAGAGATGGACGCGCAAGAGAAAATACGCGAAATCATCCGCGCGCAACTCGCCTTTTTTACAGCGTATCGGGATTTTTGTATCATTATTCTGCGCGAGACATGGGGTGATGAAGCGAGGCACCGCGAATTCCGAAGAATGCTGGTGCATTATGTCCATTCGATCCGACAGGTCATTGAGCAGGGAATCGAAGAACAGGTCTTTTCTGTCGAGAATGCTGAAATCGCCGCGTGGAGTCTTTTTGGGTCAACAAGCATCACCGCACTGCACCATCTTTTTGCAGACAAGACGGTCGACTTAGTCGCGCTCGCCCCCGCCATGCAGGAGATTGCACTCGGAGGGCTTCACGCAAAAGAAATTACGTAA
- a CDS encoding aminoglycoside phosphotransferase family protein has product MDKSQLPPWLKSLWRELTKPPAMLGTTKMSAAPRSAPKNTEKERVAAEEDTEEHHVPSWRAAAYAESPTDPFLQKRMWGTEQRVKRIAQRYFHSRQQQKPASKPRPKSLQTRRGFKTARPVAAAEVTTSARRAEARKSDATLIATLRRKEEDTLLSSPLSDAYGQDIVRMTQVANIWRMELADGSAYALKKTSMQPERITFMADALDQLSRSGLKVPTLLRTPVGKPFVTERSARYYAARFMQGKPARFENVIEVGAVARALARLHQMSQNLHLSGYEPPAVYQLEDLLEQRATFLQQFSANKTSLDLNETVQPRLDEALTLALTHAQEALSLFSLPAAQDALKSARQQRALCHLDVTPRNVIIHPEGRAQLIDFDRMTYAPPALDLAHLLRRAMQATGTWSSEITVGPLLAYNRIRPLHQGEYVLIEALLTFPHRLYRILASLMDERMTEAQRTAALPTLTRAIDEEAKRHAFLETYARQVTRRLPAP; this is encoded by the coding sequence ATGGACAAATCGCAACTCCCACCCTGGCTCAAGAGTTTATGGCGTGAATTGACGAAACCACCTGCGATGCTGGGTACTACAAAAATGAGCGCGGCACCGCGCTCTGCGCCAAAAAACACCGAAAAAGAAAGGGTGGCTGCAGAAGAAGACACCGAGGAACACCATGTGCCATCGTGGCGCGCTGCTGCGTATGCCGAGAGTCCGACGGATCCTTTTTTGCAAAAGCGCATGTGGGGTACAGAACAGCGTGTCAAACGCATCGCGCAGCGCTATTTCCATTCAAGGCAACAGCAAAAGCCGGCGAGCAAACCGCGCCCAAAATCACTGCAAACGCGACGTGGCTTCAAAACGGCGCGTCCGGTTGCAGCGGCGGAAGTCACCACATCAGCACGGCGCGCAGAAGCGCGCAAGTCTGATGCGACGCTTATTGCGACACTGCGACGAAAAGAAGAAGACACCCTCTTGTCTTCACCTCTTTCCGATGCATACGGTCAGGACATCGTACGCATGACGCAAGTGGCAAATATCTGGCGCATGGAACTGGCAGACGGATCTGCCTATGCGCTAAAAAAAACATCCATGCAACCTGAGCGGATCACATTCATGGCGGATGCGCTCGATCAATTGAGCCGCTCTGGCCTGAAGGTTCCCACGCTGCTGCGAACACCTGTGGGAAAACCGTTCGTCACAGAACGCAGCGCGCGCTACTACGCCGCGCGTTTTATGCAAGGCAAACCGGCGCGTTTTGAGAATGTGATTGAGGTTGGAGCCGTCGCGCGAGCGCTTGCACGACTGCATCAAATGAGCCAAAATCTCCATCTCAGCGGATATGAACCACCTGCTGTCTATCAATTAGAAGATTTGCTTGAGCAGCGAGCAACCTTCTTGCAGCAGTTTAGCGCAAACAAAACCTCACTCGATCTCAATGAAACCGTTCAGCCGCGCTTGGACGAGGCACTCACACTGGCGCTTACGCATGCACAAGAAGCGCTTTCCTTGTTTTCGCTTCCCGCCGCGCAGGATGCATTAAAGAGCGCACGGCAGCAGCGCGCACTTTGCCACCTTGATGTCACACCGCGCAATGTGATCATCCACCCCGAAGGGCGCGCTCAACTGATTGATTTTGACAGGATGACCTATGCGCCGCCTGCCCTTGATCTCGCCCATCTCTTGCGACGTGCGATGCAGGCCACAGGGACATGGTCAAGTGAGATCACGGTAGGGCCACTGCTTGCCTATAACCGCATTCGCCCTTTGCACCAAGGCGAGTACGTTTTGATTGAGGCGTTGCTGACTTTCCCCCATCGGCTGTACCGCATCCTTGCGAGCCTGATGGATGAACGAATGACAGAGGCGCAGCGAACCGCAGCGCTTCCCACGCTCACGCGCGCAATCGATGAGGAAGCAAAGCGCCACGCGTTTCTTGAAACGTATGCCCGCCAAGTCACGCGGCGGCTGCCCGCCCCTTGA
- a CDS encoding metalloregulator ArsR/SmtB family transcription factor, translated as MTSEDNSMLVQFLKVLADESRLRILGILTNRGASVEELAAALSLKTPTISHHLTRLRELGLVRMRPEGTVHVYEFNAEALQRVNLLLKPEQLAQMANVEGDAWERKVLRDFLNGEELKEIPASRKKRAVILAWLVEKFDVGTRYAEADVNAIIKRHHPDYATLRRELIATHLMERENAVYWRTPQEQNP; from the coding sequence ATGACGAGTGAAGACAATTCGATGCTTGTGCAATTTCTCAAGGTTCTCGCAGACGAGAGCCGCTTGCGCATTCTCGGCATTCTGACAAATCGCGGGGCGAGCGTTGAGGAGTTGGCGGCAGCGCTGTCTCTAAAAACGCCCACCATCTCCCATCATCTCACGCGGCTGCGCGAGTTGGGACTCGTGCGCATGCGTCCGGAAGGGACAGTCCATGTGTATGAATTCAACGCGGAGGCATTGCAGCGCGTCAACCTCCTGTTGAAACCGGAGCAACTCGCGCAGATGGCGAATGTGGAGGGGGATGCATGGGAGCGCAAGGTGTTGCGCGACTTTTTAAATGGTGAAGAGTTGAAGGAGATTCCAGCCAGCCGCAAAAAACGTGCTGTGATTCTGGCGTGGCTTGTCGAAAAGTTTGACGTGGGAACGCGCTACGCAGAGGCGGACGTCAACGCGATCATCAAGCGGCACCATCCGGACTATGCCACACTGCGTCGCGAACTGATCGCCACACATTTGATGGAGCGCGAAAATGCAGTGTATTGGCGAACGCCGCAGGAGCAGAATCCCTGA
- the pepF gene encoding oligoendopeptidase F — MHRAKRSDVPLQETWDLTDLFESHTAWEAELDAIRTALPSVTKYQGRLAEGAEVLAACLEAREALQIRMNRVASYATFRLSTDSLDPNHQADTVRVATLDTECSTKTAFIQSEVLALPDGTVESWMAGDAALHAFRPTLHNWLEIRPYRLSAEVESALLGLSQTLSAPQRIYTLSKGADMRFDQALDKDGQAHPVHDGGSQLSPDPILRRNAYASFTRGLRAYRTTYAATFAAEVEKNVTLAKMRGYDSATQMLLHPHKVDESVYHSIHDVIRTELAPHMRRYQRLRQRLLGLDKMLYCDLTVQLPDGPTVTYEQGRMWILDALQVLGEEYHEIIRRAFAKRWIDRSDNLGKRSGAFCNTVYGVHSYVFMTWENHTRAVFTLAHELGHAGHLSLAAKYQKQSNSRPPMSFIESPSTMNELLLAQHLLKQSDDKRMRRSVIAGLMGTYHHNFVNHLLEGELQRRIYRAAEAGTPITEQMLTRVKGEILAEFWGDTVEIDEGAALTWMRQPHYYMGLYPYTYALGLSISTAAAQAIESQGEPAIKRWIDVLKAGGTKTPAELAWMAGADITNPDVIRSAVAYVGTLVDAFEATLDEF; from the coding sequence ATGCATCGCGCGAAACGATCGGATGTACCGCTGCAGGAAACGTGGGATCTCACCGATTTGTTCGAGTCGCACACGGCGTGGGAGGCAGAGCTTGACGCGATTCGCACTGCACTGCCGTCTGTGACGAAGTACCAAGGCCGATTGGCTGAAGGGGCAGAAGTGCTTGCAGCGTGTCTGGAAGCGCGCGAGGCTTTGCAGATCCGGATGAACCGTGTCGCATCCTACGCGACATTTCGTCTGTCTACAGACAGTCTCGATCCGAATCATCAAGCGGATACTGTGCGTGTCGCGACGCTCGATACGGAATGCTCAACGAAAACAGCTTTTATTCAATCTGAGGTGCTGGCCCTGCCGGATGGAACCGTCGAATCGTGGATGGCGGGCGACGCGGCGCTCCACGCGTTTCGGCCTACCCTGCACAATTGGCTTGAAATAAGGCCATATCGTTTAAGCGCCGAGGTTGAGTCGGCACTTCTTGGCCTCAGCCAAACACTGAGCGCGCCCCAGCGCATCTATACGCTGTCAAAAGGCGCGGACATGAGGTTTGACCAGGCGCTGGACAAGGATGGTCAGGCTCATCCGGTGCACGACGGCGGTTCGCAACTCTCCCCTGATCCGATCTTGCGCCGCAATGCGTACGCATCCTTTACGCGGGGACTTCGCGCCTACCGAACGACCTATGCGGCGACGTTCGCTGCAGAAGTAGAAAAGAATGTGACGCTTGCCAAAATGCGCGGCTATGACTCGGCCACACAGATGCTGTTGCATCCGCACAAAGTGGATGAGTCTGTCTACCACAGCATTCACGATGTGATCCGCACAGAACTCGCGCCCCACATGCGGCGATATCAAAGGTTGAGGCAGCGCCTTCTTGGCCTCGACAAGATGCTTTATTGCGATCTCACAGTACAGCTTCCCGACGGGCCGACCGTCACCTATGAGCAGGGGCGGATGTGGATTTTAGACGCGCTCCAGGTCCTTGGCGAAGAGTATCACGAGATCATCCGCCGCGCCTTTGCCAAGCGTTGGATCGATCGTTCAGATAACCTCGGCAAGCGCTCCGGCGCGTTTTGCAACACGGTCTATGGCGTGCATTCCTATGTGTTTATGACGTGGGAGAACCATACCCGCGCTGTGTTTACACTGGCGCATGAGTTGGGCCACGCGGGTCACCTCTCACTCGCCGCAAAATACCAGAAACAAAGCAACAGCCGACCGCCGATGTCCTTTATTGAGTCACCGTCCACCATGAACGAACTGCTGCTCGCGCAGCACCTCTTGAAACAGTCGGATGACAAGCGCATGCGCCGCAGTGTCATCGCAGGGCTCATGGGCACATACCACCACAACTTTGTCAATCATCTGCTGGAAGGCGAACTCCAGCGCAGAATTTACCGTGCGGCGGAGGCAGGAACACCGATCACGGAACAAATGTTGACGCGCGTAAAAGGTGAGATTCTGGCGGAGTTTTGGGGTGACACGGTCGAGATCGATGAGGGGGCGGCACTGACGTGGATGCGCCAACCGCACTATTACATGGGGCTTTATCCATACACGTACGCCCTCGGACTGTCCATCTCAACGGCCGCCGCACAGGCCATCGAGTCGCAGGGTGAGCCCGCGATCAAACGCTGGATCGACGTACTCAAGGCGGGCGGCACAAAAACGCCGGCGGAGCTCGCATGGATGGCGGGGGCAGATATCACAAACCCGGATGTGATTCGCAGCGCCGTCGCCTACGTCGGAACATTGGTGGATGCATTCGAAGCGACGCTTGACGAATTTTGA
- a CDS encoding MFS transporter, whose amino-acid sequence MRHLWTLRAFYLLTGLSGGFFGPYLSLLLERDGFSSSAIGGAMSLAMLIAIVVQPFFGLLVDRFHATRTTLALTFLVPAIFAFLYDQQNFLLIVSVYALSTLFSAPQAPIADAYAVGLARAHGTTYGTIRSFGSMGYALGGYAGGLYLEHLSIHLLWLPYALLCIIGGVIAFFLPREKPSSVVRGSIRQGMSTLLKNPRFVLFLLGGFLISETLTAFNTYFVLAFHEIGGSFADTGIALFIASLTNVPAMLIASRVIRRVGREKTMMIAATAYVVRWGTQVLIPVPSVAIAIQVLHGISFGFFYVAAVGFVAQTTTKELQATGQSIFGMVCNGLAGIGGNLINGFLLRAGGPSLMYAVCAIAALFGAVCFLLVMRVKAPAADMTLRPLDLSP is encoded by the coding sequence ATGCGACATTTATGGACACTGCGTGCCTTTTATCTTTTAACGGGTCTATCAGGCGGATTTTTTGGACCGTATCTCTCTTTGTTGCTTGAGCGCGACGGGTTTTCCAGCAGTGCGATTGGCGGCGCCATGTCGCTTGCGATGCTGATCGCGATCGTCGTACAGCCGTTTTTTGGACTTTTGGTTGATCGCTTTCACGCGACGCGCACGACACTTGCGCTGACCTTTCTTGTTCCGGCGATCTTCGCGTTTCTTTACGATCAGCAAAACTTCCTGCTGATCGTATCGGTCTATGCGCTCTCGACGCTCTTCTCTGCGCCGCAAGCTCCGATAGCAGATGCGTACGCGGTGGGTTTGGCGCGCGCCCACGGCACGACCTATGGAACGATTCGCAGTTTTGGCAGTATGGGATACGCGCTTGGCGGCTATGCGGGAGGTCTCTATCTTGAGCATCTGTCGATTCATCTGCTCTGGCTGCCGTACGCGCTGCTCTGCATAATCGGCGGCGTGATCGCTTTTTTCTTGCCGCGTGAAAAGCCTTCCTCCGTCGTGCGCGGGAGCATCCGTCAGGGCATGTCGACACTGCTTAAAAATCCGCGGTTCGTCCTCTTTTTGCTCGGCGGATTTCTCATCAGTGAGACGCTGACCGCGTTTAATACGTACTTTGTGCTGGCGTTTCACGAGATTGGCGGTTCGTTTGCGGACACGGGAATTGCGCTTTTTATCGCGTCCCTGACAAACGTTCCGGCGATGCTGATTGCTTCACGCGTCATTCGGCGCGTCGGCCGCGAGAAAACCATGATGATCGCTGCCACTGCGTACGTTGTGCGCTGGGGTACGCAGGTTCTGATCCCCGTCCCGTCCGTTGCGATTGCCATTCAGGTTTTGCATGGCATCTCGTTTGGCTTTTTCTACGTTGCGGCAGTCGGTTTTGTCGCGCAGACGACGACAAAAGAGCTTCAGGCGACGGGACAGAGTATTTTTGGCATGGTCTGCAACGGACTTGCTGGCATCGGGGGAAACCTCATCAACGGTTTTTTGCTGCGCGCGGGCGGCCCGTCGCTAATGTACGCGGTGTGCGCGATTGCGGCGCTTTTTGGCGCGGTGTGTTTTCTTCTGGTAATGCGGGTAAAGGCGCCGGCTGCGGATATGACACTAAGGCCGCTCGACCTGTCTCCGTGA
- the queG gene encoding tRNA epoxyqueuosine(34) reductase QueG, whose translation MKGYDITRDQLDEIAAMLGLEHIGVVSARRLDELEPVLRRYYDEQRDSGFEHPFSESRLDPHALMPGVQSVLAIALPYHIASESLRHPTGRRHGSVSAYARHTDYHRVLKDVLLRLSAQLEACAAQPAQFLPCIDTSPLVDRAYAAAAGLGAIGKSGMLITKTHGTYVFLGVLLTDLRVEGAEGMRTALPGETDICGACDLCLTACPTGALLAPYTLDAKRCLSYVTQEHGIVPPEFRAPLGRRVWGCDTCQTVCPRNDDRVVPTAFGPPVAPLDFPDLLEILTLSNRALMKRIGHTAAAWRGPAIWRRNAIVALGNARNVEAVPVLITYLAHARPELRAMSAWALAKIDSESNRAAVRQAYEVETDEKARCEMAWALS comes from the coding sequence ATGAAGGGTTACGACATCACGAGGGATCAGCTTGACGAGATAGCCGCGATGCTTGGACTTGAACACATTGGAGTTGTATCCGCACGCCGTCTTGATGAGCTTGAGCCTGTTCTAAGGCGCTATTACGATGAACAGCGCGATTCGGGTTTTGAGCACCCTTTTTCGGAGTCGCGTCTTGATCCGCACGCGCTTATGCCGGGCGTTCAGTCGGTCCTTGCGATCGCGCTTCCGTATCACATCGCGTCAGAATCGTTACGGCATCCGACAGGCCGGCGCCACGGTTCGGTCTCTGCCTATGCGCGACACACGGACTACCATCGCGTGCTAAAGGATGTGCTCTTGCGACTCTCCGCGCAGCTTGAAGCGTGCGCGGCGCAGCCTGCACAGTTTCTTCCCTGTATCGACACGTCGCCGCTGGTCGATCGCGCGTACGCGGCTGCCGCGGGACTTGGCGCCATTGGAAAAAGCGGAATGCTCATTACGAAAACACACGGGACGTATGTGTTTTTGGGCGTGCTGTTGACCGATCTGCGCGTTGAAGGGGCGGAGGGGATGCGTACGGCCCTGCCAGGGGAGACGGACATCTGTGGCGCGTGTGATCTCTGCCTGACGGCGTGTCCGACGGGTGCGCTTTTGGCGCCGTATACACTCGACGCGAAGCGCTGTCTGTCCTACGTTACACAAGAGCACGGAATTGTCCCGCCAGAGTTTCGCGCGCCGCTGGGGCGGCGAGTCTGGGGGTGTGACACGTGTCAGACGGTATGCCCGCGAAACGATGATCGCGTCGTTCCGACAGCGTTTGGGCCGCCTGTCGCGCCACTTGATTTTCCTGATTTGCTAGAGATTCTCACACTCTCAAACCGCGCGCTCATGAAGCGCATTGGGCATACTGCAGCCGCTTGGCGGGGCCCCGCGATCTGGCGTAGAAATGCGATCGTGGCACTCGGGAATGCGCGAAACGTCGAGGCGGTCCCTGTGCTTATCACGTATCTCGCCCACGCGCGGCCTGAACTGCGCGCGATGAGCGCGTGGGCGCTTGCAAAAATCGATTCGGAGTCAAACCGCGCCGCCGTGCGTCAAGCGTATGAGGTCGAGACGGATGAAAAGGCGCGCTGTGAGATGGCCTGGGCGCTCAGCTAG
- a CDS encoding amidase domain-containing protein codes for MRDAIGQTQAFFQRRNDAWMTGDDGSLETAGGITKTQIEMRKRRNMQKQRNAIERKVIADVQLLAVTRDESQDTVIVDVSEHLRMIYELEGKLFHERRVYRHFLHWRGTELVRHDQLHESGDTADVEDSPAALLQETQKGEMERFFEEQALRGFQYDRTRAFQYAERYWNERNPAYHDMGDDCTNFISQVLYAGGFPMIDGSPRRAEGWWYRNGAHPDWSYSWAVAHMLVTVLTSAKNPFRVKLVSDPRELQVGDVIAYDWKNSGRFTHTTVVVDHDKSGAPLINAHTVDSHRRYFSYEDSYAWTPDTRYLLVHFLD; via the coding sequence ATGCGTGACGCAATTGGACAAACGCAGGCCTTTTTTCAACGGCGAAACGACGCCTGGATGACGGGGGACGATGGATCGCTTGAAACCGCGGGCGGGATTACGAAAACGCAAATTGAGATGCGAAAGCGCCGGAACATGCAAAAACAGCGCAACGCGATTGAGCGCAAAGTGATAGCGGATGTACAGTTGCTTGCGGTGACGCGCGATGAATCTCAAGATACGGTCATCGTGGACGTGAGTGAGCATCTGCGCATGATCTATGAACTTGAAGGAAAGCTCTTTCACGAGCGGCGCGTTTATAGACACTTCTTGCATTGGCGAGGAACAGAGCTTGTGCGGCATGATCAGTTGCATGAGTCAGGTGACACAGCGGATGTGGAGGATTCGCCCGCAGCGCTTTTACAGGAGACGCAAAAAGGAGAGATGGAGCGCTTTTTCGAGGAGCAGGCGCTGCGCGGTTTTCAGTATGATCGAACACGCGCGTTTCAATATGCCGAACGCTACTGGAATGAGCGCAATCCGGCCTATCACGACATGGGTGACGATTGTACAAATTTTATCTCACAGGTGCTCTATGCGGGTGGGTTTCCTATGATCGACGGATCGCCGCGTCGCGCAGAAGGGTGGTGGTACCGGAATGGGGCGCACCCGGACTGGAGCTATTCGTGGGCAGTCGCCCACATGTTGGTCACCGTTTTAACATCAGCAAAGAATCCCTTTCGCGTCAAACTGGTGAGTGATCCACGTGAGTTGCAGGTGGGGGACGTGATCGCTTACGATTGGAAAAACAGCGGCCGTTTTACGCATACAACCGTTGTCGTGGATCACGACAAAAGCGGTGCGCCGCTGATTAATGCGCACACGGTAGACAGTCATCGCCGTTATTTTTCATATGAAGACAGTTATGCTTGGACACCGGATACGCGCTACTTGCTAGTTCACTTCCTGGACTGA